Proteins encoded by one window of Corvus cornix cornix isolate S_Up_H32 chromosome 27, ASM73873v5, whole genome shotgun sequence:
- the LOC104688193 gene encoding LOW QUALITY PROTEIN: calcium/calmodulin-dependent serine/threonine-protein kinase 1-like (The sequence of the model RefSeq protein was modified relative to this genomic sequence to represent the inferred CDS: deleted 1 base in 1 codon) translates to MGRAGAMCDGGVLVIVLVLLLATVAVWWAVGHWQPRRRQARTSKRRKRPGVQPRGSRRKRGAPVAPRSSRPRATPRKRPRAPASPLHSPCSCGPCVAVAQELQELMLLLWARNGTWVPLYSGMWQALWKELEELLKRGHLPCCGSSSSSRSLHPFKRLLPARFSIPGRASTLARMAHHEGPAIQARSSGCQRSSILPRASAISDSLHPPQTLSETCQPAEGAEPVDRSPSSLGLRDFNNTGATLTTDVARESPEVQVGAQPDPGEPSQEQVAEQQVSWSQQLPAHSSQDAVPAVPAGNSPCLVAETTLKRPRRFLHLQEAAPRRPPTTRKAFLVAAAPDTPLCESSGCSPGRPQQQSPAHDAGDSDGAALPRCPPAPAAASARSPAPALPLASPTAARRWPLPGAQQEAGQKKKLQELYQLGPQLGSGGFGTVFSGIRLSDGSPVAIKRVARESVLQWYELPDGTRVPMEIVLMEKVGSGCHNIIQLLDWFELPDSFLLVMERPESSQDLLAFLLEQGFLCEEMARWLFCQVLEAVRHCTACGVLHRDIKPENLLVDPESGDLKLIDFGCGTFLQEQAFTRFAGTHMYSPPEWICLGCYHGHSATIWSLGVLLYVMVCGNMPFQEDRDIVSGQLFFWQQVSPECQHLIRWCLSKHPADRPALEEILRHPWVRGRRL, encoded by the exons ATGGGACGTGCCGGAGCCATGTGTGACGGTGGCGTCCTGGTGATTGtgcttgtcctgctgctggccactGTGGCTGTCTGGTGGGCCGTTGGCCACTGGCAACCACGGAGGCGGCAGGCACGGACATCGAAGAGGCGCAAGCGCCCCGGGGTGCAGCCCAGAGGCTCACGGAGGAAGCGAGGAGCCCCTGTGGCTCCCAGGTCCTCCAGGCCTCGGGCGACCCCTCGCAAGCGGCCACGTGCTCCCGCGAGccccctgcacagcccctgcagctgcGGCCCCTGCGTGGCAGtggcccaggagctgcaggaactgatgctgctgctctgggctcgCAATGGGACATGGGTGCCGCTCTACTCTGGGATGTGGCAGGCGTTGTGGAAAGaactggaggagctgctgaagcGAGGCCACCTGCCCTGCTGTGGCtcatccagctcctccaggagccTCCATCCCTTCAagaggctgctcccagcaagATTCTCCATCCCTGGGAGAGCCTCAACCCTTGCAAGGATGGCACACCATGAGGGACCCGCCATCCAGGCAAGAAGCTCAGGCTGTCAGAGATCCTCCATCCTGCCACGAGCCTCGGCTATCTCTGACAGCCTCCATCCCCCGCAGACGCTCAGTGAGACCTGTCAGCCTGCAGAAGGTGCAGAGCCTGTGGACAGGTCTCCCAGCTCCCTTGGACTCAGGGACTTCAACAATACGGGCGCAACCCTGACAACTGATGTGGCCAGGGAAAGCCCAGAAGTCCAAGTGGGAGCCCAGCCCGATCCAGGGGAGCCTTCTCAGGAGCAGGTGGCGGAGCAGCAAGTGAGCTGGAGCCAGCAGTTGCCGgcccacagctcccaggacGCTGTGCCGGCTGTGCCAGCTGGCAACAGCCCGTGCCTGGTGGCGGAGACGACCCTCAAGAGACCCAGGAGGTTCCTCCATCTCCAGGAAGCTGCTCCGAGACGGCCACCGACTACCAGGAAGGCCTTTCTGGTAGCAG CTGCTCCTGACACCCCCCTGTGCGAGTCCTCGGGCTGTAGCCCCGGCCGTCCTCAACAGCAGAGTCCAGCCCACGACGCCGGGGACAGCGACGGtgccgccctgccccgctgccctCCGGCTCCTGCAGCCGCCTCTGCGcgctcccctgccccagctctgccgcTCGCCAGCCCGACGGCTGCAAGGCGGTGGCCGCTGCCCGGCGCGCAGCAGGAAGCAG GGCAAAAGaagaagctgcaggagctgtaCCAGCTGGGCCCGCAGCTGGGCAGCGGTGGCTTCGGCACCGTTTTCTCGGGCATCCGCCTCTCGGACGGGAGCCCG GTGGCCATCAAACGCGTGGCCCGGGAGAGCGTCCTGCAGTGGTACGAGCTG CCCGACGGCACCCGTGTTCCCATGGAGATCGTGCTCATGGAGAAGGTGGGCTCTGGCTGCCACAACATCATCCAGCTCCTCGACTGGTTTGAGCTGCCTGACAGCTTCCTGCTGGTGATGGAGCGTCCGGAGTCATCGCAGGATCTCCTGGccttcctgctggagcaggggttCCTGTGCGAGGAGATGGCGCGCTGGCTTTTCTGCCAGGTGCTGGAGGCCGTGCGGCACTGCACCGCCTGCGGCGTCCTGCACCGGGACATCAAGCCGGAGAACCTCCTCGTGGACCCGGAGAGCGGCGACCTGAAGCTCATCGACTTCGGTTGCGGCACCTTCCTCCAGGAGCAGGCC TTCACGCGATTTGCCG GAACACACATGTACAGCCCACCCGAGTGGATCTGCCTTGGCTGCTACCACGGCCATTCGGCAACCATCTGGTCCCTGGGCGTGCTGCTGTACGTCATGGTCTGTGGGAACATGCCCTTCCAGGAGGACCGTGACATCGTGTCGGGGCAGCTCTTCTTCTGGCAGCAGGTCTCTCCAG AGTGCCAACATCTGATCCGCTGGTGTTTGTCCAAGCACCCCGCGGACAGGCCAGCGCTGGAGGAGATCTTGCGCCACCCTTGGGTGCGGGGCAGGCGTCTTTGA